The DNA sequence CGAGCCGGCCTCTTCCGTCGCGCGCGCCGCGCCGAAGATGCGCTTGGGGCGCTCCAGGGCTCGGCTGTCCACGCCGCCCGTCATGGTGCGGCCCGAGCTGTCGACTTCCTTGTTGTAGGCGCGCGCCAGACGCGTGATGGAGTCCAGGAGGACGACCACGTCCTTGCCTGCTTCCACCAGGCGGCGAGCGCGCTCCAGCGCCAGCTCCGCGACCTTCAGGTGGTCCCCCGTGGGCCGGTCCGAGCTGGAGGCCAGCACCTCGGCCTTGATGCTCCGGCGCATGTCCGTCACTTCTTCGGGCCGCTCGTCGATGAGCAGCACCATGACGTGGCACTCGGGGTGGTTGGTGATGACGGCCTGGGCGATCCGCTGGAGCATGATCGTCTTGCCCGTCTTGGGCGGCGCGACGATGAGCGCGCGCTGTCCCTTGCCGATGGGAGAGATGAGATCCAACACCCGCGTCACCATCTCGCGGTGGCCGCTCTCCAGCTTCAGGCGCTCCAGCGGGTCCACCGACGTGAGGTCGGCGAAGTGGGGGAGGCGGGGCGCGGAGTCGAGCGGACGCCCGTCCACCGTGTCCACCTTCTGCACCATGCCCTTGTGCCCGCGCATCTGCGCGAACGCGGTCAGGTACTGGCCCTGACGCAGCCGCAGCTTCTGCACGAGGTTCTTGGGGAGCTCCGGGTCGTCCGGCGCCGGCAGCAGGTTGCGTTTCACCTGGCGCAGGAAGGCGTTGGGGCCCTTGGCTTCCGTGTCCAGCACGCCCTCCACCGGCGACAGGTTCTGCTGGGGCGCGGCCTGGCCTCCGCCGTGGTGCGGACGCTGCTGCGCCTGCTGCGGCTGGCCGCCTCCCTGCTGCTGCTGTTGCTGCTGCGGCGCCGGTTGTTGCTGCTGCTGTTGCTGCTGGGCCTGACGCTGCCGGTACTGCTCCAGCTCCTGCGGCGTGAGGAACACCTGCACCTGCTGGCCGTCCGGGCCCGCCTGCATGCGGTACGCCTGACCGTCCGGAGTGAACAGCACCTGGGCGCCACGACGACGGCGGCGGCGGCGGCGGCGGCGGCCGCTGGGCTGCCCGCCGGGGCCACCCGCCTGTGCGGGGCCTCCCGCGGGAGACTCGCCCTCATCGGGGCCGTCGTCGCCTTCGTCGTCACCCCCGTCGTCATCCGCGTCGTGGGGCGGAGGCGGTCGGGCCGCCGCGGGGGGCGGTGGGGGGACGCGGGGGTCGTTGTCGGGATTCTCGCTCATGAGGCTCCACGCTGCGCGTCTTGCGTGGGCGCTCCCGTAGGGAGGCCGGGGACGCCAGGAAGCAGGTTGGTGGGACAGGATGACGGACGCGGGGCCTTCGAGGAGGCCGAACCGCCCGTCCCTGGAGCACCCCGGCGGCCCGAGAGCCGGCCGGGAGGCATTCGCAACCCTAACAGAGGCCGGGGCCGGGGGCTCCCAGAATTTCGCGTTCCCGGCGTGCGTGTTCGGCGTCGGACCTCTTCAGTGCAAGGTGAGCGTGAAGGGGACCATGGCCTTGAGGCCCCCGCGCAGCACCTCGGGAGAGTCCAACCCCAGCTCGCGGGCGAGCGCGGACAGGGCTTCTGGGGGACCGGGGGGCGGGCGGGGGAGCAGCAGCCCCGCCAGCATGTGCACGCCCGGCTCTCCGTCCAGCCGAGACAGGAGCCCCTTGGCCCCGCCCATCACCACCACGTCCAGCTCCTCCGACGGCTTCACGCCTGCCCGCTTGCGCGCCGTGGCCTCGGCCTCGAAGAGACCGCCCATGGCATCCACGAGTCCGCGCGCCAGGGCGTCCTGGCCGCTCCACACGCGCCCGCGCGCGACCGAGTCGACCCGCGCCTTGTCCAGCTTCCGACGGGCCGCGACCTCGGTGATGAACACGTCGTAGGAGTCCTCGACCCACCGCTGCACCGCGGCCTGCTCGTCGGGCGTCCACGGTCGCCACGTGCCGAGCAGGTCCGCCATGGGGCCGCGCACGACGGTCTCCTCGTTGACGCCGAGCTTGGCGCCCAGCCCCTGCAGCGCGGGCTTGATGTAGTAGACGCCGATGCTGCCGGTGAGCGTGGTGGGCTCGGCGAGGATTTCGTCGGCGCCCACCGCGGCGTAGTAGCCGCCCGAGCCGGCCACGTCGCCCATGGAGGCGATGACGGGCTTGTGCTTCCGGGCCTCCAGCACCGCGCGGTAGATGAGGTCCGAGGCGAGCACGTCGCCGCCCGGCGAGTCCACGCGCACGACGATGGCGACGACGGACGGGTCATCCTGCGCCTCCTGCAGCCCGCGCAGCACCGTCTCCGCGCCCGCGATGCGCGCCAGCCCGAACGGGTCCTCGCGGCTGCTGCCCCCGGTGATGTCGCCCATCACCGGGACGATGGCGATGCGGCGGCGGTGGCCCCAGCGGTTCTCCCGCTCGTCGCGCGGGGAGTAGGTCGGGTCGAAGCGCGCGCCCGGGACCCACTCGGCGACGCGCGCGTCCAGCTCCGTGGCGGAGATGACGCCGTCCAGCAGGCCCGCGGCCAACGCGCGCCGAGGCGACAGCAACCCTTGCGCCCATGCGGCGCGCTGACGCTCGGGGGACAGCTTGCGCCCGGCCTCCACCGCCTGCTCGTAGTGCGCCACCTGCGTGTCGAGGTAGCCGTTGATGGTCTCTCGCTGCGCGGTGCTCAGGTCCGTGCGGGTGAACTGCTCAGGCGCGGTCTTGAACTCGCCCACGCGCGCCACGTCCCAGGTGACGCCCAGCTTCTCCATCGTGCCGCCCAGCGAAATCATGGACACGGCCAGCCCGTTGATGGGCAGCGACGCCTCCGTCAACGCGTACACCCCATCCGCCGAGGACGCGGCCAGGTAGGCCTTGTCGTCCGCGGACAGCAGCACCGCCACGACCTTCTTCCCCGCCACACGCAGCCGGAGGAACGCCTGGCGCAGCTCCTCCGCCGTGCCCCAGCCCACACCGGGCAGGCCCTCCATCTTCACCACCACGCCGCGCAGCCGCTCGTCGCGCGCGGCGAGGTCCAGGAAGCGCATCAGCCGCAGGTATGGGTCTGTCTCGCTGACGCCCAGCAGCGCGAGCGCCGGGCTCACGTTGCTGGACAGCGCGTCGTTGAGATCCAACAGCGTCACGATGCCGCCGGGCGTGCGAACGCCGCGGTAGCGCTCGCTGGAGAGCCGCACGGCAATCACATGGTCCAGCCCGTCATCCGAGCCGCCGAGCGCATACGTGAGGCCCGCGTGTCCCAGGTCCATGGTGGCGGACACCTGGAGCGCCAAGGGCACGCCGTGCTCGAAGCCGTGGGAGACGCCCGCGCCCACGCGCAGCCCGGGCACCATCTCCGCTTGGAGCGTGTACGTGGCCTGGCCTCGGCGGAACGCGCCCTCCGTGAAGCGCCAGTCGATGCCCAGCGTGTAGCGCTCGTCCAAGGGGCGCAGGCCCACGCCGAACCCGTAGCGACGCCGCAGCTTGAGCCCGTCCTCGTCCGGGGCGTTGAGTTCCTGGACCGTGGCCGCCAGGGACAGCGCGCGGTCAGGGCGAGCCGTCAGGCCCACATCCCAGGTGGACAGCCGGTCAATGCTCCGCGTGTCCGAGCTGAAGTCGTGGTACGCGAAGCCGAGCTTCAACGTGCGCGGCCCCAGCGAGAGTCCGAAGGACGTCTTGCGGTAGTCCGGCTCGCCGTGGCCGCGGATCCACTCGAGCGAGAAGCCCGCGCCCAGGCCCAGCAGTCGCGCGCCCAGGTAGACGCCATCTCCCAACGCGTCCCGGTCGACGTCGCGCTCGTGCAGGTAGAAGAGCTGCGCGGCGTCCATGAAGCCCAGGCCCGCCGGGTTGAGCGTCAGGGACGGAGCCTCGTCCGACAGCGCGATCCCCGTGGGGGGCAGCGTCACCCCGCGCGGCGGTACGGCGTCCTGGACGATGTCGCTCGTCTGGGCCAGCGCGAGCGACGGCAGCAGCGACAGCAGGGGTAGGAGGCGCATTCGCCCCGGGACTCTAGGCCGCGAGGCCCCCGGGACAAGCGCCGTCCATCACCATTCCTCGGTTCCCGACACCCCGTCGAGCGGGTCCTTGCCGGAACGCTTCTTCTCGGACTGTCGCGTGCGGCCACCGCGGTCCTCGGCGCCCCAGTCCTCGGTGCCCGCACGGCCCTCCAGCGGATCCGAGCTGCGCACGACCTTCTCGCCGCCCTCCACCGTGTTGACCATCTGGTTCACCACGCGCTCCATCTCCGACTTGAGCTGCCCGAACTCGTCGCCCTGGAGCACCATGCGCCGCGAGCCCAGGCGCTTGCCGGAGGCGGTGTCGAAGAGCGACACGGTCAGCTCGGACGTGCCGTCGCCCACCGCGCGCACCGTTCCCAGCAGCGCGCGGTCCAGCTTCAGCGACTTGCCCAGGTTCATCACCGCGGTGGAGTTCGGGACGTTGGTGCGGCCCACGTCCCCCGCCACCCGGTCGAGCTGCGCGTCATAGGCCTTGTACGCCGGGGTGGGGGACAGGTTCGCCATGACCTCCACGTCGTCCGGGGTGACTTCCATGACCTCGCCGTGTTGGCGGAAGCCCGGACGCTCGATGCGCACCAGGTGCTTGCCCACCGTCATCGCGGAGATGGTCAGCGGCGTGTAGCCCTGCGGCTCACCGTCCACGTACACGCGGGCGCCGGCCGGGCGTGACTTGATGTTCGCGCTGCCGCGAAGCTGCGAGGTGCGGCTCGTGGCGACCTGCACGCGCAGGGTGATGAAGTCCCGGCTGAAGCGCTTGGGATTGAGCTCGAAGGTCGGCGACAGGGCGATGAGGTCGATGATGGCCAGCTTCGCCTCTTCCACGTCGCCGCGAAGCTGGAGGATGGCGCCATAGAGCGCGAGCGAGTCGCACAGGGGCGAGCAGGAGCGCATGGCCGCCGTGGCCGTCTGCAGCTCCTTCATCGTCGCGCGGACCTTGTGCTCCGCGTCCTCGTAGTCCTTGGCGTCGAAGGACTTGACGCTCTCCTCGTAGCCCTTCTTCGCGCGCTGGAGGGATGCCTGGGCGGCCTCGTCATCCGGCAGGCCGAACAGGTCCGCCGACTTGCGCACCGAGAAGTTGGCGAACTGCCCGAGCGAGTCGCTCATGTAGCCCTCCATCTGCACGCTGGCCGACTCGGAGGGCGGATCCATCGGGATGAGGAGCGCCGCGGCGCGCTTGGGCGCGGTGGGGGTAGCGGCGAGCGCGAGGGCCGGGAGGAGGGCGAGCGCGAGGACTTTCATGGCTGGAATCCTGGCAGGGTGCTGTCAGAACGTCACGCCGCCCGGCATGCCGCTCACGGGGTTGAAGCCACGGCCCTTGTCCTGCGTCGCCACGAAGACGACTCCGGCGGCGACCGCCGCAGTGCCACCCACAGCCGCCCAGAACCAGGGCTTGCGCCACACAGCCGCGGACGCGGTGGGCGTCGGGCCGTCCACCGGGACGACCGGGCCGGTGAGGAAGGTGTGCACCTGGTCCGCGGCGTACGTCAGGCTGTGCTTGCCATCGCGCGCGGCCAGCTCCACCTCCAGGCCTCGCAGGCGGTTCTTCGTGCGCAGGTCCCACGCCTGCAGCTCGGATTGGAAGCGGCCCTTCTTGTCCTGGCTCACCGCGGCGAGCACCACGTAGCGCGCGCCCAGCCGCTCGGCGAGTGCGCCCACCTCGGGCGCCGCCACGTTCGCGTCGAAGGCTTGCGCGGTGGACGCGCGGGTGGCGGCCTCACGCAGCGCGGAGTGCGCCGGCGACGGCTCCAGCTTGGACTTCACGCTCGCCGGGCCCGCGGCCTTCACCTCCGTGTACGTGGCGTACGAGGTGTAGCCCGCGAGCTGCACCACCACCGGATAGCCGCCCGGGGGCAGCGTCACGCCCTTGAGCGGCGTGGTGCCCACCTCGCGACCGCGCACGAGCACCGTGGCGCCCTCGGGGATGGACTCCACCGTGAGCGTCCCCGGCGCCTGCTTGGCCAGCTCCGCCTGCGCCTCGGAGAACGCCTTCTGCACGTCCTGGCCGAAGAGGGCCGTGTCCGGCCGCGTCGTCGGCTCGGCCACCAGCGCGTGGGTGAAGGCGGTGCGGGCGCCGGGCATGTCGCCGTTGAGCAGCAGCGACGCGCCGAGCATCAGGTACGTCTCGCCCAGCTTCTCGGCGCGCATGTCCGCTGGCTGCTGGGTGTACGCGTCCGCGGCGGCCTTGAACTTGGCGGCGGCGGCCTCGGGGTCCAGGTTGTCGTAGGCGGAGCGGCCTTCATCGAAGAGCGCGTCGGCCTTGGGCGTCGGCATCGCCGGCGCGGGCGGGAAGGCCGAGGCCAGGCTCACGAACTCCACGTCGTTGCGCGAGCGCAGCATCCGCATCAGCTCGCCTTCGAGCTTGGCGGCGGCGTCCGCTGCCTGAGGCTGGCGCGCGGTGGCGAACAGCGCCACCTGGCTTGAGGCCACCGCGGGCACCGGCGCTTCCTTCACGCGCGAGGGCAGGGGCTCCGGCGTCTTCACGGGCGTGGCCACGGCCGGGGTCGTCTTCGTCGTGCTGGCGGGAGTCTTCGCCGGCGTCGAGGCGGGCTCCGCGAGCGGCTCCGAGGGCGTCACGCTCTCGGGTGGCTCGAAGGCCTCGGAAGACTCGGCGGCGGAGGGCTTGGTGGCCGACGGCTTCTTGGCGGACTTGGACGTCTTGGCGGTCTTGGCCGCCTTCGGCCGGCGCGTCCGGGAAGCGGCATCGGCGGAAGGAGCGCTCAGCGAGATCGCGAGCGCGAGGATCATTGCAAGGCGAGCGAAGGGCACGGCCGGCGATGCTAACCGACACGGGGGGCGGAAGACCATGGGCCTCCGACCGCCCCCCGGCCCCTTCCGCTAGACGTCCAGATCCTGGACCTCGCCGGCGCGCTCGGTGATGAACTTGTACCGAGCGCTGACGTCCTTGCCCATCAGGTCGTTGATGATGCGATCCGTCTCCAGCGGATCGTCAATGGTGACCCGCAGCGTGATGCGGTTCTTGGGGTCGAGCGTCGTCTCCTTCAGCTCGTCGGCCGTCATCTCGCCGAGTCCCTTGAACCGCATGATGTTGGGCTTGGAGTTGACGCGGCCCTTCTCGCGGATGATGCGGTCGCGGTCCGGCTCGTCCAGCGCCCAGTACGTCTCCTTGCCGATGTCCACCCGGTACAGGGGCGGCTGCGCGATGTGCACCGCGCCGCTGTCGATGAGTGGGCGCAGGTGTCGGTAGAAGAACGTCAACAACAGCGTGGCGATGTGGTGGCCGTCGCTGTCGGCGTCCATCAGCAGGAAGACCCGGCCGTAGCGCAGCTTGGACTTGTCGAACTCCGCGCCGATGCCGCAGCCCAGCGCGCTGACGATGTCCTGCAATTCGCGGTTGGTGGCGACCTTGTCCGTGGAGGCCTGCTCCGCGTTGAGCACCTTGCCGCGCAAGGGGAGGATGGCCTGGGTGCGCCTGTCCCGTCCCTGCTTGGCGGAGCCGCCTGCGGAGTCACCTTCCACGATGAACAGCTCGCTGACGCTCGGATCCGTGGATGAGCAGTCCGCCAGCTTGCCCGGCAGGTTGAGCCGGTGGCTCACCGCCGTCTTGCGCGTCACCGCCGCGGAAGCCGCGCGGCTGGCCTCGCGGGCCCGGGCCGCGATGATGATGCGCGCGAGCACCGTCTCCGCGATGGACTTGTTGTCGTTGAGCCACTTCTCCAGCGCCGGCCGGATGACGCCGTCCACCTGACCCGCCACCTCCGGGTTGTTGAGGCGGCCCTTCGTCTGGCCCTGGAACTGCGGCTCCACCACGTAGACGGACAGGATGGCGGTGAGGCCCTCGCGGATGTCCTCCGCGGTGAGCGTCACGCCCTTGGGCGTCAGGTCGTGCGTCTCGATGTAGTTGCGCACCGCCTTCACCACGGCGCTGCGCAGGCCCGCCTCGTGCGTGCCGCCCATGCCGGTGGGGATGCCGTTGACGTAGCTGCGGATGTGCTCGTCGGTGGCCTCCGTCCACGCCAGCGCCGCCTCCAGCCGCACCCCGTTGTCGCGCGAGTGATAGAAGGCCGCGCTGCCCTCGGGCACCATCGGCTTCTTGCGCTCCGTCACCACCTTGGTGAGGTACTCGGCGATGCCGCCGTCGTGCTTGTACGTGACGTGCACCACGGGGCTGGCCGTCTCGTCCTTCCAGACGACCGTCATGCCCTTGTGCAGGTAGCTCTTGGCCTCGAGCCGCTCGCGCACCAGCTCCGCGTCGAACTTGAGCTTCTCTCCGAAGATCTCCGGATCCGGCTCGAAGGTGATGGCCGTGCCGGTGCCGCGCGCCGCGCCATCCACCTTCAGCGCGGAGGTCGCCTTGCCGCGGGCGTACGTCTGGACGTGCTTCTTCCCGTCCTTCTTGATCTCCACCAACATCTTGCGCGAGAGCGCGTTCACTACCGAGCTGCCCACGCCGTGCAGACCGCCGGAGTGGATGTAGTTGCCCTGCTCGAACTTGCCGCCCGAGTGCAGCGTGGTGAGGATGACCTCGAGTGCCGGCTTCTTGAAGCGCGGCATGATGTCCACGGGGATGCCGCGCCCGTTGTCCACGACGGTGATGGTGCGCCCGTCCTTGTGGAGCGTGACTTCCACCGTGGTGGCGTAGCTGTTGATGACCTCGTCCACCGAGTTGTCGAGGATCTCCCACAGCAGGTGGTGATAGCCCGTGCTGTCGGTGCCCCCGATGTACATGGCCGGGCGCTTGCGCACCGGCTCCAGGCCCTCGAGGACCTGGATGTCCGCGCCTGTGTAGCTGTCCTTCTTCGCCATGGGGTCCTCCGACTAGTCCTTCTTCTCGGGGAGCGGCACGAAGGTGACGGGCCGGAGCACGTCCTTCACCGCGTCGCGCCGAGACATCTCGTGGCCCTTGCCGCCTCGTCCCGTCACTTCGTGCTTCGCGGGGGTGAGGTGCAGCTTGCGGCCCTTCTGGGTCTCGAACTCGAGCATCACGTCCTTCTGGTTCGGGGCCACGGCCAGGAAGTCCACCACCCGGTCGCCGTCCTCCACCTTGATGACGGTGACGCCCTTGCCGGGGCCGGCCAGCTCGTTGACCTCCGACACCTTGCACACGAGCGCGTGCGTCTTCTCCGTCAGCACGCCCAACAGGTCGCGATCGCCCACCGGCTGCGTGCCGATGATCTCATCGCCCTCGCCCGTCTTCGCGTAGCGCCGTCCGGCGCGCGTGGAGACCTCGGTGTGCGGCGCAAGAAGGAAGCGCAGGCCCAGGCCCTGCTTGGTGACGGCCACCAGCTTCTCCGGCTGATGCAGCCGCGAGTCCAGGGACAGGGCGCCCACCACGCGCTCGCCGTCGTCGAACTTGAAGAGCTTCTGCACCGGGTCGCCGTAGCCCGTGGACGCGGGCACGTCGTTGAAGCGCGTGACGTAGGCGGTGCCGAAGTTGCTGAGCAGCACCAGGTTCGCCTTCAGGCTGCCGGCGAGCACCGTCATCACCGCGTCGCCCTCGCGCAGGCGGGTGGTGGACGGGTCCTTCACCTCGCGCACGCGCTTGATCCACCCGTCGCGGGTGATGACCACGTGGGCGTCCTCGTCCGCGATGAACGCCTCCGCCGAGAACTCCATCTCCTCGGCTCCGGCGCCGCCGACGCGGGTGCGCCGCTTGTCCGCGTAGGGACGAATCTCGCCCAGCTCGTCCTTGACGGTGCCCCACAGCTTCTTCTTGTCCTTGAGCACGCCCTCGATGCGCTTGATCTCCGCGCGCTTCTCCTTGAGTTCCTTCTGGACGACGAGGATCTCCAGGCGGGCCAGCTTGTAGAGCTTCATCTCCAGGATGGCGTCCACCTGGAGCTCGTCCATCTTGAAGCGCGCCATCAACTTCTGCGCCGCGTCCTGCTTGCCCTCGGACTGGCGGATGATGCGGATGATCTCATCCAGCGCGTCGTAGGCCTTCTCGAAGCCCTCGAGGATGTGGACGCGCTTCTTCAGCTCGGCCAGCTCGTGCTGGAGCCGCCGCGTCACGATGTCGAAGCGGAAGTCCAGGAAGTACTGGAGGATGGTCTTGAGGTCCAACCGCTTGGGCGTGCCGACCTCGGGGTTCTCCGAGGGCACGAGGCACGTGAGGTTGACCGCGAAGTTCGTCTGGAGCGGGGTGTGCTTGTAGAGGTACGCCATCACCAGCTCGGGATTGGCGTCCTTCTTCAGCTCCAGGACGATGCGCACCTCCTTGGTGGACTCGTCGCGCACGTCGACGATGAGCGGCAGCTTCCGCTCGCGCACCAGGTCGCCAATCTTCGCGACCAGGGTGGACTTGTTCACCGTGTAGGGGATGGAGGTGACGATGATCTGCTGGCCGCCGCGCTTGAGCTCCTCGGTCTTCCACTCACCGCGGATGCGGACGCTGCCCTGGCCCGTCTCGTAGATTTCCCGCAGCTCGGGCTTGCTGTTGAGGATCTGCCCGCCGGTGGGGAAGTCCGGGCCCTTGATGAACTTGAGCAGGTCCTTGGTGGCCAGCGTGGGCGCGTCGATGAGGGCCATCAACGCGTCCAGCAGCTCGCCCAGGTGGTGGGGCGGGATGTTGGTGGCCATGCCCACGGCGATGCCCGTGGTGCCGTTCATCAGGAGCTGCGGCACGCGCGCCGGGATGACGATGGGCTCGTTGCGGGTGCCGTCGTAGCTGGGCCGGAAGTCGACCGTCTTGCTCTCCAGCTCGCGCAAGAGCTCCGTGGCCAGCTTCTCCAGGCGGCACTCGGTGTAGCGGTAGGCGGCGGCGAAGTCGCCGTCGAGCGAGCCGAAGTTTCCGTGCCCGTCCACCAGCGGGTAGCGCAGGGAGAAGTCCTGCGCCATGCGCACGAGCGCGTCGTAGATGGAGGCGTCGCCGTGCGGGTGGTAGCGACCCATGATGGCGCCGACGACCTGCGCGCACTTCTGGTACTTCGTGTCGAACGACAGGTTCAGGTCGTTCCACATTCCGTAGAGGATGCGGCGCTGCACCGGCTTCAGGCCGTCGCGCACGTCCGGGAGGGCGCGCGAGGTGATGACGGAGAGCGCGTAGTTGAGGTAGCGCCGGCGCGCTTCCTCGCCCAGGGACGCGGGCACCCCGTTGGCGTCACCGCCGCCGCCGCCGGACGCGGAGGAGCCGCCTCCGCCGCTGCCCGAGGCCCCCTGCTTCTTTCGCGTCTTCGTTTCGGCGTCTGCGAGCATGGTCATGGAATCCAGATGGGTCCGTTCCGTACCCAACGCGGTGGGCGCCTTCCGCACTCCGCAGGCTGGGTGGCACAACTCGATGAGGGCGGCGGAACTACCACGCCCCCCCGACATTGAGAACGAATTCGGGAGGTTGCGTCATCTCCGCGCAGTTTTGTCTGAACTTTTGTTCAGTTCTATCCGCCGACCGGACCCTCACGCAACCCCTGGGAATCCTGGGGAACAGGGGGCCCAGCGACCGGCCTGGGGGGCCGTCGCTGGGATGGCGCGAGGAGGGCGGAGCGTCGAGCCGCTACTTGGTGCCCGCGGCGGGGGCGCGGCTCCAGTTGCCGGCCTTGCCGCTCGTCTTGCCGTTGTTGTTGCCCTTGAAGATCTGCACGCTGCTGCCCGCCCCGCTGCCGAGCATGCCGGTGACGGTGCCCTGCACGGGCTTGGCTCCGGGCGGGTGGTAGATGACGCGGACCTTCCGGCCGGAGGGCAGGGTGGCGGTGGTGGCGTCCACGAGCACGTAGACGGTGTTGCCGTCCGACTGGACGCGCTCGGGGTCCTGGCGGTGGTTCAGCTCGGCGAGCAGCTCGCCGTCGTCCGCGCTCTTGGCCTCGTCTCCGAGCTGGCGCACCTTCACGCGCAGGAAGGCGGACGACGTGCCGCCTTCCTTGTAGTCGCGAGCGCCCTGGATGATGACGGCCAGGTCCGCGCCGTTCTCCGGCGCGCCGCTTCCCAGGCGCAGGCCCGTCTGGGGGTTGGCGTCCGTGTCGAGGAAGAGGGTGGCGTTGGCGCAGCGGTTCTTGCAGTCGTCGCCCCAGGGCAGCTTGTCGAAGCGCAAGCGCATGGCGAAGTCGCTGCCTTGCGGGCCCACGGTGGCGTCGGTGATGACGGGACGCTCCTCGTCCATGGGGGGCTTGTAGCGGAAGGTGACGCTCGATTTGCCCGCAGCGGCGGCGCTC is a window from the Myxococcaceae bacterium JPH2 genome containing:
- a CDS encoding DNA topoisomerase IV subunit A; this translates as MLADAETKTRKKQGASGSGGGGSSASGGGGGDANGVPASLGEEARRRYLNYALSVITSRALPDVRDGLKPVQRRILYGMWNDLNLSFDTKYQKCAQVVGAIMGRYHPHGDASIYDALVRMAQDFSLRYPLVDGHGNFGSLDGDFAAAYRYTECRLEKLATELLRELESKTVDFRPSYDGTRNEPIVIPARVPQLLMNGTTGIAVGMATNIPPHHLGELLDALMALIDAPTLATKDLLKFIKGPDFPTGGQILNSKPELREIYETGQGSVRIRGEWKTEELKRGGQQIIVTSIPYTVNKSTLVAKIGDLVRERKLPLIVDVRDESTKEVRIVLELKKDANPELVMAYLYKHTPLQTNFAVNLTCLVPSENPEVGTPKRLDLKTILQYFLDFRFDIVTRRLQHELAELKKRVHILEGFEKAYDALDEIIRIIRQSEGKQDAAQKLMARFKMDELQVDAILEMKLYKLARLEILVVQKELKEKRAEIKRIEGVLKDKKKLWGTVKDELGEIRPYADKRRTRVGGAGAEEMEFSAEAFIADEDAHVVITRDGWIKRVREVKDPSTTRLREGDAVMTVLAGSLKANLVLLSNFGTAYVTRFNDVPASTGYGDPVQKLFKFDDGERVVGALSLDSRLHQPEKLVAVTKQGLGLRFLLAPHTEVSTRAGRRYAKTGEGDEIIGTQPVGDRDLLGVLTEKTHALVCKVSEVNELAGPGKGVTVIKVEDGDRVVDFLAVAPNQKDVMLEFETQKGRKLHLTPAKHEVTGRGGKGHEMSRRDAVKDVLRPVTFVPLPEKKD
- a CDS encoding PEGA domain-containing protein, which encodes MKVLALALLPALALAATPTAPKRAAALLIPMDPPSESASVQMEGYMSDSLGQFANFSVRKSADLFGLPDDEAAQASLQRAKKGYEESVKSFDAKDYEDAEHKVRATMKELQTATAAMRSCSPLCDSLALYGAILQLRGDVEEAKLAIIDLIALSPTFELNPKRFSRDFITLRVQVATSRTSQLRGSANIKSRPAGARVYVDGEPQGYTPLTISAMTVGKHLVRIERPGFRQHGEVMEVTPDDVEVMANLSPTPAYKAYDAQLDRVAGDVGRTNVPNSTAVMNLGKSLKLDRALLGTVRAVGDGTSELTVSLFDTASGKRLGSRRMVLQGDEFGQLKSEMERVVNQMVNTVEGGEKVVRSSDPLEGRAGTEDWGAEDRGGRTRQSEKKRSGKDPLDGVSGTEEW
- a CDS encoding type IIA DNA topoisomerase subunit B, translating into MAKKDSYTGADIQVLEGLEPVRKRPAMYIGGTDSTGYHHLLWEILDNSVDEVINSYATTVEVTLHKDGRTITVVDNGRGIPVDIMPRFKKPALEVILTTLHSGGKFEQGNYIHSGGLHGVGSSVVNALSRKMLVEIKKDGKKHVQTYARGKATSALKVDGAARGTGTAITFEPDPEIFGEKLKFDAELVRERLEAKSYLHKGMTVVWKDETASPVVHVTYKHDGGIAEYLTKVVTERKKPMVPEGSAAFYHSRDNGVRLEAALAWTEATDEHIRSYVNGIPTGMGGTHEAGLRSAVVKAVRNYIETHDLTPKGVTLTAEDIREGLTAILSVYVVEPQFQGQTKGRLNNPEVAGQVDGVIRPALEKWLNDNKSIAETVLARIIIAARAREASRAASAAVTRKTAVSHRLNLPGKLADCSSTDPSVSELFIVEGDSAGGSAKQGRDRRTQAILPLRGKVLNAEQASTDKVATNRELQDIVSALGCGIGAEFDKSKLRYGRVFLLMDADSDGHHIATLLLTFFYRHLRPLIDSGAVHIAQPPLYRVDIGKETYWALDEPDRDRIIREKGRVNSKPNIMRFKGLGEMTADELKETTLDPKNRITLRVTIDDPLETDRIINDLMGKDVSARYKFITERAGEVQDLDV
- the sppA gene encoding signal peptide peptidase SppA produces the protein MRLLPLLSLLPSLALAQTSDIVQDAVPPRGVTLPPTGIALSDEAPSLTLNPAGLGFMDAAQLFYLHERDVDRDALGDGVYLGARLLGLGAGFSLEWIRGHGEPDYRKTSFGLSLGPRTLKLGFAYHDFSSDTRSIDRLSTWDVGLTARPDRALSLAATVQELNAPDEDGLKLRRRYGFGVGLRPLDERYTLGIDWRFTEGAFRRGQATYTLQAEMVPGLRVGAGVSHGFEHGVPLALQVSATMDLGHAGLTYALGGSDDGLDHVIAVRLSSERYRGVRTPGGIVTLLDLNDALSSNVSPALALLGVSETDPYLRLMRFLDLAARDERLRGVVVKMEGLPGVGWGTAEELRQAFLRLRVAGKKVVAVLLSADDKAYLAASSADGVYALTEASLPINGLAVSMISLGGTMEKLGVTWDVARVGEFKTAPEQFTRTDLSTAQRETINGYLDTQVAHYEQAVEAGRKLSPERQRAAWAQGLLSPRRALAAGLLDGVISATELDARVAEWVPGARFDPTYSPRDERENRWGHRRRIAIVPVMGDITGGSSREDPFGLARIAGAETVLRGLQEAQDDPSVVAIVVRVDSPGGDVLASDLIYRAVLEARKHKPVIASMGDVAGSGGYYAAVGADEILAEPTTLTGSIGVYYIKPALQGLGAKLGVNEETVVRGPMADLLGTWRPWTPDEQAAVQRWVEDSYDVFITEVAARRKLDKARVDSVARGRVWSGQDALARGLVDAMGGLFEAEATARKRAGVKPSEELDVVVMGGAKGLLSRLDGEPGVHMLAGLLLPRPPPGPPEALSALARELGLDSPEVLRGGLKAMVPFTLTLH
- the rho gene encoding transcription termination factor Rho — its product is MSENPDNDPRVPPPPPAAARPPPPHDADDDGGDDEGDDGPDEGESPAGGPAQAGGPGGQPSGRRRRRRRRRRGAQVLFTPDGQAYRMQAGPDGQQVQVFLTPQELEQYRQRQAQQQQQQQQPAPQQQQQQQGGGQPQQAQQRPHHGGGQAAPQQNLSPVEGVLDTEAKGPNAFLRQVKRNLLPAPDDPELPKNLVQKLRLRQGQYLTAFAQMRGHKGMVQKVDTVDGRPLDSAPRLPHFADLTSVDPLERLKLESGHREMVTRVLDLISPIGKGQRALIVAPPKTGKTIMLQRIAQAVITNHPECHVMVLLIDERPEEVTDMRRSIKAEVLASSSDRPTGDHLKVAELALERARRLVEAGKDVVVLLDSITRLARAYNKEVDSSGRTMTGGVDSRALERPKRIFGAARATEEAGS
- a CDS encoding PEGA domain-containing protein, encoding MILALAISLSAPSADAASRTRRPKAAKTAKTSKSAKKPSATKPSAAESSEAFEPPESVTPSEPLAEPASTPAKTPASTTKTTPAVATPVKTPEPLPSRVKEAPVPAVASSQVALFATARQPQAADAAAKLEGELMRMLRSRNDVEFVSLASAFPPAPAMPTPKADALFDEGRSAYDNLDPEAAAAKFKAAADAYTQQPADMRAEKLGETYLMLGASLLLNGDMPGARTAFTHALVAEPTTRPDTALFGQDVQKAFSEAQAELAKQAPGTLTVESIPEGATVLVRGREVGTTPLKGVTLPPGGYPVVVQLAGYTSYATYTEVKAAGPASVKSKLEPSPAHSALREAATRASTAQAFDANVAAPEVGALAERLGARYVVLAAVSQDKKGRFQSELQAWDLRTKNRLRGLEVELAARDGKHSLTYAADQVHTFLTGPVVPVDGPTPTASAAVWRKPWFWAAVGGTAAVAAGVVFVATQDKGRGFNPVSGMPGGVTF